A part of Crassostrea angulata isolate pt1a10 chromosome 5, ASM2561291v2, whole genome shotgun sequence genomic DNA contains:
- the LOC128184473 gene encoding N-lysine methyltransferase KMT5A-like, with the protein MFEMRMRVCIENGNAILLKRGKSMSRRSRRERGRPGQHGQRIIDRDAFYIKETPNKGRGVFTKKEFGQNEFLLPYEGELLEKEPDVDDTYIFEFTFKGKPYWVDASKEDGSFGRLLNDDHIHPNCRPKVMEIDEKPVICFFSLRPLSSNTELVYDYGPGNIYPWRGKIFGYLKRPLSILDKSSLLIYIISY; encoded by the exons ATGTTCGAAATGCGCATGCGCGTGTGTATAGAAAACGGAAATGCCATTTTGTTGAAGCGGGGGAAAAGTATGTCGAGAAGAAGTCGGAGGGAACGGGGAAGGCCAGGTCAACATGGTCAAAGAATCATTGACCGGGATGCCTTTTATATTAAAGAAACTCCGAATAAAG GAAGAGGTGTATTTACAAAGAAAGAATTTGGACAAAATGAATTCCTATTACCGTATGAAGGAGAGTTATTAGAGAAAGAACCAGATGTAGATGAcacatatatttttgaatttacattcaAAGGAAAGCCTTATTG gGTTGATGCTTCAAAAGAAGATGGATCATTTGGACGTctgttaaatgatgatcatATCCATCCAAATTGTAGACCAAAAGTGATGGAGATTGATGAAAAGCCAGTcatttgttttttctctctaagGCCATTATCCTCTAATACAGAACTGGTATATGACTATGGCCCAGGCAACATCTATCCTTGGAGAGGAAAG ATATTCGGATACTTAAAAAGACCCCTGTCGATTTTAGATAAGTCATCTTTATTAATTTACATAATTAgctattaa
- the LOC128185588 gene encoding trigger factor-like — protein MKHYILLHICRMGTFLTAFDNGYISKFSGRSLDEIACEDIYSNDDDDDDDDDDDDDVGKERASKKKTGPKPLKLPTDIDVSDEHDGNDDDNDEDGDDHVGKERARK, from the exons ATGAAACACTACATATTGCTACATATATGTAGAATGGGAACATTTTTGACTGCATTTGACAATGGATACATTTCTAAATTTAGTGGAAGGTCCTTAGATGAAATTGCCTGTgaag acatatattcaaatgatgatgatgatgatgatgatgatgatgatgatgatgatgttggAAAAGAACGAGCCAGTAAAAAGAAAACTGGACCTAAGCCTTTAAAACTCCCAACAG ACATAGATGTGAGTGATGAACATGATGGcaatgatgatgataatgatgaagATGGGGATGATCATGTTGGGAAAGAACGAGCTAGAAAATAG